A single genomic interval of Zunongwangia sp. HGR-M22 harbors:
- a CDS encoding helix-turn-helix and ligand-binding sensor domain-containing protein → MISILSTKVSTAQQLNPPIQNYTSFEYSAASQNWDLSIDERGIIYSANNKGLLVFNGLKWKIFNLESGSIIRSVFAYKDRVYTGSYLEFGYWKRNSKGTFVYHSLKHLFKDIELSNEEFWGIKQYHGNIYFRSFAGLYKYNGEEIVKIESGVFTSMILFKDRLFVAKGRDGLFTVGMNDKLTHFEPSEIIKNTIADIIVHNKKLIVGSKDRLYQLDEELNQFELISPEVNDFISRAELNKLSSLSSNVLVVGTLKNGFLTWNIDTGKIQTFDRTNGLQNNTILSMDVFNGNLWLGLDNGIDRVEVESPINFYTDSYGELGTVYDMIKEEDHFFLASNTGVYYLDDEGLKLLKGAEGHSWNLTKTKNRIISNSNAATFQIYKDRAVALDNSTGSFESELSPNKDFWIGTYTGLAKLSDTAFTRFEKLDFPVKKIVFENERVLWAAHPYEGIYRISLSEDLKGTTEVYSLPSSDSLEFFNPEIYKINNQIAVYSNSKWYRYNSFLDKLEIFDELKHLNSNRLLEERNGYYWFINAKNNDLVYTDLKNQNLILPSHRLEDRLVKDYENIISTSDSIYYVTLKDGFAKLNIKGLQQEQKKVFIAKPYVAGLEGVKLEYDIIEHPDIAFEDAKFLTFDIGYPLSDSQNIQYRLIGNDTVNGLLDSGNLEFQNLSSGEYELQLQPISSEEDMIETFNFRVLPPWYLSTIMKIVYFLFFVCLITLIYWYNRKRLKKHRILIEQKFEKEHNERINRLEKERLMDEIDMKRKELANTTMIAAKKNEVLMEIQGELNKDKSKMNEYRLKNIMTKINAAIKNKDEWQVFETNFNEIHEDFFKDILEVYPALTSKDLKLCSYLKMNLTSKEIAPLMGISVRGVEVHRYRLRKKMDLDKNENLTNYLIKNF, encoded by the coding sequence TTGATCAGTATTTTAAGCACCAAAGTTTCTACTGCACAGCAATTAAATCCACCTATACAAAATTATACTTCATTCGAATACAGTGCGGCTAGTCAAAATTGGGATTTATCAATAGATGAACGCGGAATTATATACAGTGCGAACAACAAAGGTCTTTTAGTTTTTAATGGTTTAAAATGGAAAATTTTCAATTTAGAAAGTGGTTCCATAATTCGCTCTGTTTTTGCGTATAAAGATAGAGTTTATACAGGGTCATATTTAGAGTTTGGCTATTGGAAACGGAACTCTAAAGGCACTTTTGTCTATCATTCTTTAAAACATCTTTTTAAAGACATAGAACTTAGTAATGAAGAATTTTGGGGTATTAAACAATATCATGGCAATATCTATTTTCGATCTTTCGCAGGATTATATAAATATAACGGCGAAGAAATAGTGAAGATTGAAAGTGGTGTTTTTACCAGTATGATATTGTTCAAAGATCGGTTGTTTGTCGCTAAGGGCAGGGATGGTTTGTTTACAGTAGGTATGAATGATAAATTGACTCATTTTGAACCTTCAGAAATAATTAAAAATACTATTGCAGATATAATTGTACATAATAAGAAATTAATTGTAGGCTCTAAAGATCGGTTATATCAGTTAGATGAAGAGCTCAATCAGTTTGAACTAATTAGTCCTGAGGTTAATGATTTTATTAGTAGAGCTGAACTTAATAAACTTAGTTCTTTGTCAAGTAATGTTTTAGTAGTAGGAACTTTAAAAAATGGTTTTTTAACTTGGAATATTGATACTGGCAAGATCCAAACATTTGATAGAACAAACGGCTTGCAAAACAACACCATTCTTTCTATGGACGTCTTCAATGGAAATTTGTGGCTTGGTCTTGATAATGGGATTGATAGGGTAGAGGTGGAATCTCCCATAAACTTTTATACAGATAGTTATGGAGAACTAGGTACTGTTTATGATATGATTAAAGAAGAAGATCATTTTTTCCTTGCAAGTAATACGGGTGTCTATTATTTAGATGATGAAGGTCTCAAATTACTTAAGGGTGCCGAAGGTCACTCTTGGAATCTAACTAAAACAAAAAACAGGATTATAAGTAATAGTAATGCTGCGACTTTTCAGATATATAAAGACCGAGCTGTTGCTTTAGATAATTCTACGGGAAGTTTTGAAAGTGAATTGTCCCCTAACAAAGATTTTTGGATAGGAACTTATACCGGTTTAGCGAAGCTGAGTGATACCGCTTTCACTCGCTTCGAAAAACTGGATTTTCCGGTTAAAAAGATTGTGTTTGAAAATGAACGGGTTTTATGGGCGGCACACCCTTACGAAGGAATTTATAGGATTAGCCTGAGCGAAGATTTAAAAGGAACAACTGAAGTATATTCATTACCAAGTTCAGATAGTCTGGAGTTTTTTAATCCTGAAATTTATAAGATTAATAATCAAATTGCGGTTTATTCTAATTCAAAATGGTATCGATATAATTCATTTTTAGATAAATTAGAAATTTTCGATGAATTGAAGCACCTTAATTCAAATCGACTTTTAGAAGAACGGAATGGTTATTATTGGTTCATAAATGCTAAGAATAATGATTTGGTGTATACAGATCTTAAAAACCAAAACCTAATTTTGCCTTCCCATAGATTAGAAGATCGATTAGTTAAGGATTATGAGAATATTATCTCCACTTCAGATTCCATATATTATGTTACTCTTAAAGATGGTTTCGCAAAATTAAATATTAAAGGTTTGCAACAAGAGCAAAAAAAGGTATTTATAGCGAAGCCTTATGTAGCAGGTCTCGAGGGTGTTAAATTAGAATATGATATAATTGAGCATCCCGATATTGCCTTCGAGGATGCTAAATTCTTAACTTTTGATATAGGTTATCCACTTTCTGATTCTCAGAATATTCAATACCGTTTAATAGGTAACGATACGGTAAACGGGCTCTTGGATAGTGGCAATTTAGAATTTCAGAATTTATCTTCCGGTGAATACGAATTGCAACTACAACCCATTAGCAGTGAAGAGGATATGATTGAAACTTTCAATTTTAGAGTGCTTCCGCCATGGTATTTATCAACTATAATGAAGATAGTTTATTTTCTCTTTTTTGTGTGTTTAATAACGCTAATCTACTGGTACAATCGAAAACGCTTAAAAAAGCACCGTATTCTTATAGAACAGAAATTTGAAAAAGAGCATAACGAACGAATTAATCGTTTGGAAAAAGAGCGTTTGATGGATGAGATCGACATGAAGCGTAAAGAATTGGCGAATACAACCATGATCGCTGCTAAGAAGAATGAAGTGCTTATGGAAATTCAGGGTGAATTGAATAAGGATAAGTCTAAAATGAACGAATATCGCTTAAAAAACATTATGACTAAAATTAATGCTGCGATAAAAAACAAAGATGAGTGGCAGGTTTTTGAAACCAATTTTAATGAAATACACGAAGATTTCTTTAAAGATATTCTAGAGGTTTATCCAGCCTTAACAAGTAAGGATTTAAAATTATGCTCTTATCTAAAAATGAATCTCACTTCAAAAGAAATTGCTCCACTAATGGGAATTTCAGTAAGGGGCGTAGAAGTACATCGATATCGCTTAAGAAAGAAAATGGATTTGGATAAAAACGAGAATCTAACAAACTATCTTATTAAAAATTTCTAA
- a CDS encoding putative DNA modification/repair radical SAM protein — translation MNFERINEKLEILADAAKYDVSCSSSGSNRKNKNNGLGDSSGMGICHSYTEDGRCVSLLKILLTNHCIFDCAYCVTRRSNDIKRAAFKVQEVVDLTINFYRRNYIEGLFLSSGIFKSPDHTMERLIRVAKKLREEENFNGYIHLKSIPGASDELMYEAGLYADRLSVNIEVPTVSGLKLLAPEKKHEDFTKPMEKVKNEIIQFKEDRKLIRSTPKYAPAGQSTQMIVGATGESDRDIMYSAHYYYKKYNMKRVYYSGYVPVAVDPRLPAITSQVPMLRENRLYQTDWLLRFYGFDVRELLNTNHPNLDLDIDPKLSWALRNQHLFPININSADKSMLARVPGLGMRSVFKILQARKYRKLNWEHLKAIGLALNRAKYFIVCDSRLWEKKDLTAEQIKSKIIKTSSSKFRKDYSTQLNLFDHAS, via the coding sequence ATGAATTTCGAAAGAATAAATGAGAAGCTGGAAATTTTAGCTGATGCTGCTAAGTACGATGTCTCATGCTCTAGCAGCGGAAGTAATCGGAAAAATAAGAATAATGGCTTAGGAGATTCTTCTGGAATGGGAATTTGCCATAGTTATACAGAGGATGGTCGATGTGTCTCTTTGCTTAAAATATTACTTACTAACCATTGTATTTTTGATTGTGCATATTGCGTTACTAGAAGAAGTAATGATATTAAACGAGCTGCTTTCAAGGTGCAGGAAGTGGTCGATTTAACAATCAACTTTTATAGACGAAATTATATAGAAGGGCTTTTTCTTAGTTCCGGCATTTTTAAAAGTCCAGATCATACTATGGAGCGCTTAATTAGAGTGGCTAAGAAATTAAGAGAAGAAGAAAATTTTAATGGCTATATTCATCTAAAATCTATTCCCGGCGCTAGTGATGAGCTAATGTATGAAGCAGGTCTCTATGCCGATCGTTTAAGTGTAAATATTGAAGTACCTACAGTTTCGGGCTTAAAACTACTTGCTCCGGAAAAAAAGCATGAGGATTTCACCAAACCGATGGAGAAGGTCAAAAATGAAATTATTCAGTTTAAAGAAGACCGTAAGTTAATACGAAGTACGCCTAAGTATGCGCCGGCGGGCCAAAGTACACAAATGATCGTTGGCGCAACGGGAGAAAGTGACCGCGATATCATGTACTCTGCTCATTACTATTATAAAAAATACAATATGAAGAGAGTTTATTATTCAGGATATGTTCCTGTTGCAGTAGACCCCAGACTCCCTGCAATCACCTCTCAGGTGCCTATGCTACGCGAAAACAGATTATACCAAACCGATTGGCTTCTGCGTTTCTACGGTTTTGACGTAAGGGAATTATTAAACACAAATCATCCCAATTTAGATTTAGATATAGACCCAAAATTAAGTTGGGCCCTTAGGAATCAGCACTTATTTCCAATCAATATTAATTCTGCCGACAAATCTATGTTAGCAAGAGTACCCGGTTTAGGAATGCGATCGGTTTTTAAAATTTTACAGGCTAGAAAATATCGAAAACTGAACTGGGAACATCTTAAAGCTATTGGTCTTGCACTAAATCGTGCAAAATATTTTATTGTTTGTGATTCGCGATTATGGGAGAAAAAAGATCTAACTGCAGAGCAAATTAAATCTAAGATTATAAAAACAAGTTCGAGCAAGTTCAGAAAAGACTATTCTACGCAATTAAATTTATTCGATCATGCCTCATAA
- a CDS encoding TIGR03915 family putative DNA repair protein, whose product MPHKILIYDGTFQGLLTCIFQIYEEKIVDFNIHPEGNEKPDFFAEKELIYTDTEKSKRVLQSFQSYTSKKAVNRIYRSFLSEIPGIEIDIVAFFQHIFKHKTDLSDDFSYPPILKIAQIDRKVGREKHRMEAFIRFEMLKDGIFFAKIAPDFNVLLLILKHFKNRYADQKWIIYDEKRKFGLYYNLKKVEPISLNFNNNSKNEADILHNEEISFQKLWKSYFTSTNIKSRKNSKLHLQHIPKRYWKYLTEKTTVM is encoded by the coding sequence ATGCCTCATAAAATTCTTATTTATGATGGCACCTTTCAGGGGTTGCTCACATGTATATTCCAGATATATGAAGAAAAAATCGTGGATTTTAACATTCATCCTGAAGGAAACGAAAAACCCGACTTTTTCGCTGAGAAAGAACTTATATATACAGATACTGAAAAATCAAAAAGAGTACTGCAAAGTTTTCAATCGTACACATCTAAAAAAGCGGTAAATCGTATTTATAGATCTTTTCTTTCAGAAATTCCAGGAATTGAAATTGATATTGTCGCCTTTTTTCAGCATATTTTTAAACATAAAACTGATCTTTCCGATGATTTCTCCTATCCACCGATCTTAAAAATTGCGCAGATCGATCGAAAAGTAGGACGCGAAAAGCATAGAATGGAAGCTTTTATTAGATTCGAAATGCTAAAAGATGGAATATTTTTTGCAAAAATAGCCCCAGATTTTAACGTTTTACTCCTGATTTTAAAACATTTTAAGAACCGATATGCCGATCAAAAATGGATAATTTATGATGAAAAACGCAAATTCGGCCTTTATTATAATTTAAAAAAAGTAGAACCTATAAGCCTTAATTTTAACAATAATTCAAAAAATGAAGCCGATATTCTCCATAATGAAGAAATTAGCTTTCAAAAATTATGGAAATCATATTTCACCTCAACCAATATAAAATCTCGAAAAAACTCTAAATTACACCTTCAACATATCCCTAAACGTTATTGGAAATATTTAACGGAAAAGACCACTGTCATGTAA
- a CDS encoding polyprenyl synthetase family protein: MKIISQIKLPVEKEMELFEKKFFQSMSSQVALLNRITHYIVNRKGKQMRPMFVFLVAKMVSEGKVNERTYRGASVIELIHTATLVHDDVVDDSNRRRGFFSINALWKNKIAVLVGDYLLSKGLLLSIDNNDFDLLKIISVAVREMSEGELLQIEKARRLDITEEVYYEIIRQKTATLIAACCSLGAASVKPDSEDVEEMRRFGELIGMAFQIKDDLFDYGDDKIGKPTGIDIKEQKMTLPLIYALNNSDKKEKAWVINSIKNHNKDKKRVKEVIAFVKKKGGLDYATKRMEAFQEEALKILKNYPQSQFKDSLELMVNYVIERKK; this comes from the coding sequence ATGAAGATAATCTCTCAAATAAAACTTCCTGTTGAAAAGGAAATGGAACTTTTTGAAAAGAAGTTCTTCCAATCGATGTCTTCACAAGTAGCGTTACTTAACAGGATCACACATTACATAGTAAATCGAAAAGGGAAGCAAATGCGTCCCATGTTCGTGTTTTTGGTAGCTAAGATGGTTTCCGAAGGGAAAGTGAATGAGCGAACTTATCGCGGAGCTTCTGTAATTGAATTAATTCATACTGCTACATTAGTGCATGATGATGTTGTGGACGATAGTAACCGTAGGCGTGGATTTTTCAGTATAAATGCACTTTGGAAAAATAAAATTGCAGTGCTGGTTGGGGATTATTTATTGTCAAAAGGATTATTGCTTTCTATAGATAATAATGATTTTGATTTGCTTAAAATTATTTCGGTAGCGGTGCGAGAGATGAGTGAAGGCGAATTATTGCAAATTGAAAAAGCCCGTCGCTTGGATATTACAGAAGAAGTTTACTACGAAATAATAAGACAAAAAACAGCAACCTTGATTGCGGCTTGTTGTAGTTTGGGAGCAGCTTCTGTAAAACCAGATTCTGAAGATGTAGAAGAAATGCGACGATTTGGAGAGCTTATAGGGATGGCATTTCAGATTAAAGATGATCTATTTGATTACGGTGATGATAAAATAGGCAAACCTACAGGTATTGATATTAAGGAACAGAAAATGACATTGCCTTTGATTTATGCCTTAAATAATTCAGATAAGAAAGAAAAGGCCTGGGTGATTAATTCGATTAAAAATCACAATAAGGATAAAAAACGCGTAAAAGAAGTTATTGCGTTTGTAAAGAAAAAGGGAGGATTGGATTATGCGACTAAAAGAATGGAAGCCTTTCAGGAAGAGGCTTTAAAAATCCTTAAAAACTATCCGCAATCTCAATTTAAAGATTCTCTAGAGCTAATGGTTAATTATGTGATAGAAAGAAAAAAATAA
- the rlmN gene encoding 23S rRNA (adenine(2503)-C(2))-methyltransferase RlmN, with product MEKKKKDIRALTKIQLQEFFVENGDKSFRGSQVYEWLWNKGAHSFDEMTNISKQTRAMLSDNFVINHIRVDQMQRSSDGTIKNAVKLHDNLTVESVLIPTAKRTTACVSSQVGCSLDCQFCATARLKRMRNLNPDEIYDQVVAIDNESRLYFDRPLSNIVFMGMGEPLMNYNNVMKAVDKITSDEGLGMSAKRITISTSGVPKMIKKLADDEAKIKLAVSLHAATDEVRTKIMPFNETFPLEDLRESLEYWYSKTKSRITYEYIVWRDVNDTRKDAMALVRFCKYVPCKVNLIEYNPIDDGDFQQASSQATDMYQNLLEQNGITVTVRRSRGKDIDAACGQLANKSAS from the coding sequence GTGGAAAAGAAGAAAAAAGATATACGAGCATTAACCAAAATACAACTGCAAGAGTTTTTTGTAGAAAACGGAGATAAATCATTTAGAGGATCGCAAGTCTACGAATGGCTTTGGAATAAGGGAGCGCATAGTTTTGACGAAATGACGAACATTTCTAAGCAAACACGAGCAATGCTATCTGATAATTTTGTGATCAACCACATTCGTGTCGATCAAATGCAGCGAAGTAGTGATGGCACCATTAAAAATGCCGTAAAATTACATGATAATCTTACCGTAGAATCTGTTCTAATTCCCACAGCCAAGCGTACAACGGCTTGTGTGTCTTCTCAGGTAGGATGTAGTCTCGATTGCCAATTTTGCGCAACAGCACGTTTAAAACGTATGCGAAATTTGAATCCGGACGAAATTTACGATCAGGTTGTTGCTATTGATAATGAAAGTAGATTATATTTTGACCGTCCTTTGAGCAATATTGTATTTATGGGTATGGGAGAACCGCTTATGAATTATAATAATGTGATGAAAGCTGTAGATAAAATCACCTCAGATGAAGGCTTAGGGATGTCTGCAAAACGAATTACGATTTCTACCTCTGGAGTTCCTAAAATGATTAAGAAACTGGCAGATGACGAGGCCAAAATAAAACTCGCAGTGTCTTTGCATGCCGCCACCGATGAGGTTCGGACAAAGATTATGCCTTTTAATGAAACTTTTCCACTAGAAGACCTAAGAGAATCCTTAGAATATTGGTACTCCAAAACGAAGAGTAGAATAACTTACGAATATATTGTTTGGAGAGATGTGAATGATACTCGTAAAGATGCAATGGCTTTAGTTAGATTCTGCAAATATGTTCCATGTAAAGTGAACTTAATCGAATATAATCCTATCGATGATGGTGATTTTCAGCAAGCTTCTTCACAAGCTACAGATATGTATCAAAATTTATTAGAACAAAATGGAATCACGGTAACCGTTCGTCGTTCTCGCGGTAAAGATATCGATGCTGCATGTGGACAGTTAGCAAATAAATCGGCGTCTTAA
- the queA gene encoding tRNA preQ1(34) S-adenosylmethionine ribosyltransferase-isomerase QueA produces the protein MKLSNFNFELPPELLAEYPAENRDEARLMVLNRKEQTIEHKQFKDLISYFEPEDVMVLNNTKVFPARLYGNKEKTGARIEVFLLRELNPETKLWDVLVDPARKIRIGNKLYFGDDESLVAEVIDNTTSRGRTLRFLYDGSYEDFRRKLKELGETPLPKYIKRDVQPEDQERYQTIYAKEEGAVAAPTAGLHFSKHLLKRLEIKGVNFAEVTLHVGLGTFSPVEVEDLSKHKMDSEEAFIKGDAVNTINKAKNEKRKICAVGTTVMRVLESSVSSNQTLNEFGGWTNKFIFPPYDFSIANCMVTNFHTPKSTLMMMISAFAGHDFMMRAYEEAVKEKYRFYTYGDAMLII, from the coding sequence ATGAAACTTTCAAACTTCAACTTCGAACTTCCGCCAGAATTACTTGCTGAGTATCCGGCTGAAAATAGAGATGAAGCGCGCCTAATGGTTCTTAACCGAAAAGAGCAAACTATAGAGCACAAACAATTTAAAGATCTTATTAGTTATTTTGAGCCAGAAGATGTGATGGTTTTAAATAATACAAAGGTTTTTCCCGCTCGTTTGTATGGGAACAAAGAAAAGACCGGTGCCAGAATTGAAGTTTTCTTGCTAAGAGAATTAAATCCTGAAACTAAACTGTGGGATGTTTTAGTAGATCCTGCACGTAAAATTAGAATTGGGAATAAACTTTATTTTGGAGACGACGAAAGTTTAGTTGCCGAGGTAATCGATAATACCACTTCTAGAGGAAGAACATTACGTTTTCTTTACGATGGGTCTTACGAAGATTTCAGAAGAAAATTAAAGGAGCTTGGGGAAACACCGCTTCCTAAATATATAAAAAGAGATGTGCAGCCTGAAGATCAGGAGCGCTATCAAACTATTTACGCAAAAGAAGAAGGAGCTGTTGCAGCACCAACGGCAGGACTTCATTTTTCTAAGCACCTACTTAAACGTTTAGAAATTAAAGGCGTTAATTTTGCTGAAGTTACTCTTCACGTAGGCTTAGGGACCTTTAGCCCAGTTGAAGTAGAAGATCTTAGCAAACATAAGATGGATAGTGAAGAAGCATTTATTAAAGGTGATGCTGTAAATACCATTAATAAAGCTAAAAACGAAAAGCGTAAAATTTGTGCAGTTGGTACTACCGTAATGCGCGTTTTAGAAAGTTCTGTTTCTTCTAATCAAACTTTAAACGAATTTGGTGGATGGACAAATAAATTTATTTTCCCTCCTTACGATTTTAGTATCGCTAATTGTATGGTGACAAACTTCCATACTCCAAAATCGACATTAATGATGATGATTTCTGCTTTTGCTGGTCATGATTTTATGATGAGAGCGTACGAAGAAGCAGTAAAAGAAAAATATAGATTCTATACTTATGGCGATGCCATGTTAATTATATAA
- the aroA gene encoding 3-phosphoshikimate 1-carboxyvinyltransferase, whose translation MKFKVNHSEKNIKGTLQITGSKSESNRLLIIESLFNNLEITNLSNSDDSQVMKKALASNEVEVDIHHAGTAMRFLTAYFAVKEGRETVLTGSKRMQERPIKLLVEALRSMGAEITYEKNEGYPPIRIQGKKLQANSVSLQANISSQYISALMLIGASLPQGLTINLEGQVTSAPYILMTLEMLQRSGIQGSFEGNTIKIEACSTLSPKTIPVESDWSSASYFYSIAALCEEAEITLSNYREESLQGDSCLAKIYKQFGVKTSFDENSITLKKSKCSKPASIAEDLRNSPDIAQTIAVTCLGLGVGCKLTGLHTLKIKETDRLVALKNEIEKLGGEVVISKDHLELLPSKSLKENIEIATYNDHRMAMAFAPIALKTPVIIDDAMVVSKSYPDFYSDLESLKFVVEKA comes from the coding sequence ATGAAATTTAAAGTAAACCATTCAGAAAAGAATATAAAAGGAACTCTGCAAATCACAGGATCCAAAAGTGAATCTAATCGCTTACTAATTATAGAGTCATTATTCAATAATCTTGAGATTACAAATCTTTCGAATAGTGACGACTCTCAGGTAATGAAAAAGGCTTTGGCTTCTAACGAAGTTGAGGTCGATATTCATCATGCAGGTACCGCCATGCGTTTTCTTACCGCTTATTTTGCTGTTAAGGAAGGTAGAGAGACGGTTTTAACCGGTAGTAAGCGTATGCAGGAGCGGCCAATAAAATTATTGGTAGAAGCGCTTCGATCTATGGGAGCTGAAATTACCTACGAGAAAAACGAAGGATACCCACCAATTCGAATTCAAGGTAAAAAACTTCAGGCAAATTCGGTTAGTTTACAGGCAAATATAAGTAGCCAGTATATTTCAGCATTAATGCTTATTGGCGCTTCACTTCCGCAGGGATTAACCATAAATCTTGAAGGCCAAGTAACCAGCGCACCATATATTCTTATGACGCTAGAGATGCTTCAGCGTTCGGGTATTCAGGGAAGTTTTGAAGGGAATACTATTAAAATTGAAGCTTGCTCAACATTAAGTCCTAAAACTATTCCGGTAGAATCAGATTGGAGTTCAGCTTCCTATTTTTATAGCATAGCTGCCTTATGTGAAGAAGCTGAAATTACTTTATCGAATTATAGAGAAGAAAGTTTACAGGGAGATTCTTGTCTGGCTAAAATTTATAAGCAATTTGGGGTGAAAACTAGTTTCGATGAAAATAGCATTACCCTTAAAAAATCGAAATGTTCGAAGCCCGCAAGTATCGCGGAAGATCTTAGAAATTCGCCAGATATTGCACAAACTATAGCAGTTACTTGTCTAGGCTTGGGAGTGGGATGTAAACTAACAGGATTACATACGCTTAAAATCAAGGAAACCGACCGTTTAGTGGCGCTTAAAAACGAAATAGAGAAATTGGGTGGAGAAGTTGTAATCTCCAAAGATCATTTAGAATTACTTCCTTCAAAAAGCTTAAAAGAAAATATTGAAATTGCAACTTACAACGATCATCGCATGGCAATGGCTTTTGCTCCAATTGCCTTGAAAACACCTGTGATTATAGACGATGCAATGGTGGTATCAAAGAGTTATCCCGATTTTTATAGTGATTTAGAAAGCTTAAAATTTGTGGTAGAAAAGGCTTAA
- a CDS encoding nucleotide pyrophosphohydrolase: MNLQNSQKAVDNWIKEHGVRYFNELTNMAQLTEEVGEVARIIARRYGEQSEKESDKNKDLGEELADVMFVVLCLANQTGVDLQEAFDKKLDIKTKRDHNRHHNNEKLK, translated from the coding sequence ATGAATCTACAGAACTCACAAAAAGCCGTTGATAATTGGATTAAAGAACACGGAGTACGATATTTTAACGAATTAACCAATATGGCGCAGCTAACTGAAGAAGTTGGCGAAGTAGCTCGTATAATTGCGCGTCGTTATGGCGAACAAAGCGAAAAAGAAAGCGATAAGAATAAAGACCTTGGCGAGGAACTTGCAGATGTTATGTTTGTAGTTTTATGTCTTGCCAACCAAACCGGGGTAGATCTTCAGGAAGCTTTTGATAAAAAGTTAGATATTAAAACCAAACGAGATCATAACAGACATCATAATAACGAAAAACTGAAATAG